The Vannielia litorea genome segment GCTGATGGAGGGCGTCGGCTCCGGCGCCGTCTCCGCCCCCTTCACCGATGCCGAGAAATCCGACTGCATCATCATCATCGGCGCGCGGCCTGAGCAAAACCACCCGGTCGCCGCGACCTACTTCAAACAGGCCGCCAAAAATGGCGCGACCCTCATCGTGATGGACCCGCGCAAACAGGGCCTGATGCGCCATGCCACCCACTCGGTCGTCTTCGAGCCGGGCCGCGACGTGGCCCTGCTCAACGCGATGATCCACACGATCATCGAGGAGGGGCTGACCGACGAGCAATACATCCAGGCCAATACCTCCGGCTTCGAGGCTCTGAAAGAAAAGGTCAAAGGCTTCACGCCCGAAGAGATGGCCCCGATCTGCGGCGTCCCCGCCGACGAGATCAAGGCCATCGCCCGCGCCTTCGGCAAGGCCGAGCGCGGCATCATCTTCTGGGGCATGGGCATCTCCCAGCACGTCCACGGCACCGACAATTCCCGCTGCCTGATCGCGCTCTCGCTCATCACCGGCCACGTCGGCCGCCCCGGCACCGGGCTGCACCCCCTGCGCGGGCAAAACAACGTGCAAGGCGCCTCCGACGCAGGCCTCATCCCCATGTTTTACCCCGATTACAAATCGGTGGAATCCGAAGCCCTCATCGAGAAATACGAAGACGCATGGGGCCGCCCGCTCGACCACGTGCGCGGCCTCACCGTGGTCGAGATCATGCACGCCATCCATGACGGCGAAATCAAGGGCATGTATGTGCAGGGCGAAAACCCGGCCATGTCCGACCCCGACCAGCACCACGCCCGCGCCGCCCTCGCCAGCCTCGAACACCTCGTGGTGCAGGATATCTTCTTCACTGAGACCGCATGGCACGCCGACGTGATCCTCCCCGCCTCCTCCCAGGCCGAGAAGCTGGGCACCTACACCAACTCAAACCGCCAGGTGCAGATCGGTCGCCCGGTGCTCGACCCGCCCGGCGAGGCCCGGCAGGACTGGGAGCTGATCCGCGATGTCGCCAATGGCATCGGCTGCGGCTGGAGCTACACCGACGTCCCCGAGGTCTACGCCGAAATGGCCGCCCTCATGCCCTCGCTCGACCACATCAGCTGGGAGCGGATCGAGCGCGAAGGCTCCGTCACCTACCCGGCGGCGGCAGAGGACGAGCCGGGGCAGGAGGTCATCTTCACCGAGGGCTTCCCCACCGAAGATGGCCGAGCCCGCATCGTGCCCACCGATCTGGTGCCGCCCGACGAACTGCCCGATGACGAGTTCCCACTGGTGCTCACCACTGGCCGGATGCTGGAGCACTGGCACACGGGCGCGATGACCCGCACCAGCCACGCGCTCAACGCGCAGGAGCCGGAGCCGGTGGTCTCGATGCATCCGCGCGACATCGGCCGCATGGGCTTCGAGCGGGGCCAGCAGGTGACGGTCGAAACCCGGCGCGGCGACATTACCCTCACACTGAGGGCTGACCGTGACGTGACACAGGGCATGCTCTTCATCCCCTTCTGCTTCCGCGACGCGCCGGCCAACTTCCTGACCAACCCGCAGCTCGACCCCTTCGGCAAGATCCCCGAGTTCAAATTCGCCGCCGCCCGCATCCGCGCGGCGGAATAGGGCCGGGCCAAAAGAAAAGGGCAGGGGCCTCGGCCCCCACCCTTCCCGTGGCTACCCCGGGCTTCACTGGGTAGGTTCAGGGCAGCAGCACCTTGTCGATCACGTGGATCACGCCGTTGGAGGCCGCCACATCGGCAGTCACCACGCGGGCATCATTCACCCGCACACCGTGGGTGCCGTTGATCCGCAGCTTCCCGCCATTGGCCGTCAGCACGCTCACACGGCGCCCGGCCAGATCGGCCGCTTCGGCCCGGCCCGGCACCACGTGATAGGTCAGGATCGCGGTCAGCGTGTCGCGGTTCTCGGGCTTCAGCAGGTCTTCCACGGTGCCCGGCGGCAGCGCGGCAAAGGCCTCATCGGTGGGCGCGAACACGGTGTAGGGCCCCGGGCCTTGCAGCGTTTCCACGAGCCCCGCCGCCGAAACCGCCGCCACCAGCGTCTCGAAGCTCCCGGCCGATTGCGCGACCTCCACGATATCCGGCCCGCTGTTGCTGCTCGGCGCGGTGCAGCCCGAAACGGCCAGCGCCAGCGCAACGGTGGCTGCCTTGGTGAGTGTGAAGATGTTCATGGGTCAGTCCTCCCTGATCAGATATCAGCCCCGCCCTATGTGCGGAGTTGAACCCAATACGGGTGAGGCCACGGCTCGGTTCACTTTTGCGAAGGGATCAGCCCCCGTCCGGCGCGCGTGCCCCAAAACCGAATGCGCCCGTCTCAGGGGAAGACGGGCGCTGTCGGCAAGGCCGCGGTGCGGGAGGGAGTTCCGACAAGCTCAACCCTAAGCCGAGCGCCGCCGCCGAACCACTCGCTGATTTGGGGGAGGCGGAATCAGGCGCGCTTCCACGCAAGGCGGCAGCTGATGTTTCTGGCGTGTCTAGGGGGAGATGGTGCTGTGAGAGAGGATTGAACTCTCGACCTCACCCTTACCAAGGGTGTGCTCTACCACTGAGCTACCACAGCATTCTCAACCTGCGTTCCGTGCCTTCTTTGAGGCCCGGCGCAGCGTGAGGGGCGTTTTACATCTCTTGCGCGCACATGCAAGCCCCTCTCACGGCATTTTCGGCGACAATTTCATCAGGCCGCGCCATCCGAAGGCCCCGGCGAGGTCTGGCGCCGGAGCGCCCCGCCCTTGCTCGGCCAGAGCGTGCAGGCTTTGCATCAGCCGCGCCTCGACGCCTTCCTGCGTTTTCACGCGTTCCGGGTCCGGGTGGCCGCTGCCGAAACGGATGTAGGGGTTGGTGTTGAGCTCAAACACCGCCACGCCGCCTTCGGTCAGGCCAAAGTCCACCCGGCCAAACTGCTGTCCCGCCAGTGCCATGACCCGGCGCACCGTCTGCACATGGGGATAGGCGTGCATTTCGGCCTCATCAGCGGCGTATTGCGCCGCGCTGGCCGCACCCACCTCGCCCGATTTTGCCACCCAGTGGCGCTGGCTTACAGTGAGGGCAGGCACCACCTCGCCCGCCACCGCATAGGCCGCGCGCTTTCGAAATACCCCGCCTTCCCGCGCCAGCCCGGCGTATTCGATGAACATCAGATCGCTCAAGGTGTGCCCGGCCTTCAAGGCAGCCTCCAGCGCCGCTTCGGCCTCCTGCGCATTCTGCAGCAGGTCGCCTAGCACCCCGCGATGCGCCCAGCCGGTCCGCAGAAAGCACGGAAACCGCTCGGGCCGCTCCCCCAGTGCCGGCAGCCAGCAGCCAAACCGGTTGATCCCCTCCGCTTGTAGCGCCCGTAGCAGAGCCGCTCGGGGCAAAAACCGCGCCGGATCATTCAGCACCGGCCCCCCGGCCTCCAACGTGCGGGCGCGCAGGGTGGCGGCCACCTCCAGCCATGGCGGCGACATCCGCTCGAAATCGGTAAAGATCGCGCTCCCTGCGGGCAATCTGCGCCGCCGCGCCGCTGTCTCATATGCCATGAGCTTGACCGCAAATCCCGTCGCCCGCGCCTTCCTGCGCACTTCCCTGAAAGTGTTGAGCCGCCGCGCGGTGGCATAGATGACGAGGCGGGGCAGGCTGGGCATTCGATAGAGCTTCTTGACAGTCGAGTTGACCTAAAGGTTAATTCGGCCATCCAGATTGGGAAAGGACGTTTCGATGACGATCAAACTTGATGAGACAAAGCTTCTCGGCTTCCGCCTTCAGGCAGAGGGATCCGACGGCCTGAAAATGGGCGGCAAGGGCGGCAATGCAATTGACGGCTTGAAGATGGGCGGCAAGGTCACCGGCCCGATGAGCCTGAAGATGGGCACCAAAGGTGGGGGCGTTCAGCCGCCCGCAGGGTCCATTGCCTGACCTCTAAAGATGACTCCTGAGTCATTGCTTGCTTTCCCGCCCGAGTCCGCTCGGGCGGGTTATGTCGATGAGCGGATGCATCGCGAGCTGGCCGCCAGTCTCGCTCACATCGCGCAGGCCTGTGATGATGCAGGCCATAATGCCTCTGCGCCGCTCTTCGAGGCTTCCCGCCGCCTTGAGAACCGCCGGGTCGGGCCTGAGGCTTTTGCCCGCTACTACCTGATCGCTTCTGCCCTGCTGTCGGGCGATGAGGCCGGACTGGAGGCCGAGGCGGATGCCCTGCTGGCCGATGTCACCGCCGGGCGCGCGCCCTTCACCGTCTCGCCCCGCGGCGGAGCCGGGGCGCTCGACGGGCTGATGGATGCGCTCATGGGCGAGGAGGCAACCAACTTCGCCCCCGTCCAGCCCGCAACCGCCGAGGCCTTCGCCGCCCGCCTCGCCGAAGGTCTTGAGCTGCTGAAAGAGGGGCTGCCAGCACTCCACGCCGAAATTACCACCATCACCCACCACGTCATCTGCGCCACCGCCCCACCCGGCGCGCAGATGCAGTTTGACGGCGCATCGCACTACCAGTTCTGGGGCCTGCTCCTGCTCAACCCCAGCTTTCACACCAATCGGCTCGCTATGGCCGAGGTGCTGGCGCACGAATGCGCCCACTCCCTGCTCTTCGGCCTCACCATCGACGAGCCGCTCACCCTGAACCCGGGCGATGCGCGATTCACCTCGCCGCTGCGGCCCGACCCGCGCCCGATGGATGGCATCTACCACGCCACCTTCGTCTCCGCCCGCATGGCCTGGGCAATGGAGGGGCTAGTCGCCTCTGGACTGCTTTCCCCTGAAGAGACCGAGGCCGCCCGCGAGGCCGCCGCCAGCGACCGCGCCAACTTCGCCTCCGGCCTCTCCACCGTCGACGCCCACGGCGACCTCTCGCCCACCGGCGCCGCCGTGCTGGCCCGCGCCCGCGACTGGATCGCCGCCTGAGCCTTCGCGGGGATGGACGCCGCGCGCCCCATCCCCTATTGCATTTCCATGAGCAAAAGCGACAAACCGGCAGCGCCGCGCGAGGAGCGGCTGAAGCAGGCGCTCAAGGCCAACATGGCACGGCGCAAGGCGCAGGCAAAAGCGCGCGCCGGCAAGACAACAAGCGAAACGGCAGTATCGAGCGGTAAAGAGGGCGACAATGGATAGAATCGTGGTGCGGGGCAACGGCGCCCTTTCTGGTGAAATTCCGATCTCGGGGGCCAAGAACGCCTGCCTGACCCTCATGCCGGCCACGCTGCTCTCCGAGGAGCCGCTGACGCTGACCAACGCGCCGCGCCTCTCCGACATCCGCACCATGACCCAGCTGCTGCAATCGCTGGGGGCCGAGGTCACCTCGCTGCAGGATGGTCAGGTGCTGGCGATGTCCTCGCATGACATCAACAACCACACCGCCGATTACGACATCGTCCGCAAGATGCGCGCCTCGATCCTCGTGCTCGGGCCCATGCTGGCGCGTGACGGTCACGCCGTCGTCTCGCTGCCCGGCGGCTGCGCCATCGGCGCCCGCCCGGTCGATCTGCACCTGAAGGCGCTCGAAGCCATGGGCGCGGAGCTGGAGCTGAAAGACGGCTACGTCCACGCCAAGGCCCCCGGCGGGCGGCTGAAGGGCGCCGAATTCGAGTTTCCGCTCGTTTCCGTCGGCGCGACCGAAAACGCCCTGCTCGCCGCCGTGCTGGCCAAGGGCACGACCGTGCTCAAGGGCGCGGCCCGCGAGCCTGAAATCGTCGATCTGGCGAACTGCCTCAACAAGATGGGCGCGCAGGTCGAGGGGGCCGAGACCGGCACCATCACCATTCAGGGGGTCGACCGCCTCAATGGCGCGACCCACCCTGTCGTCACCGACCGGATCGAGCTGGGCACCTACATGCTCGCCCCCGCCATCGCGGGCGGCGAGGTCGAGCTTCTGGGCGGCTCCCGCGAACTGGTCGGCGCTTTTGCCGACAAGCTCGAACAGGCCGACATTGAGGTCACCCAAACCAACCGCGGCCTGAAGGTGAAGCGCAAGAACGGCCGCGTCCGCGCCGTCGATGTGGTCACCGAGCCCTTCCCCGGCTTCCCGACCGACCTGCAGGCCCAGATGATGGCCCTGATGTGCACCGCCGAGGGCACCTCCGTGCTCGAAGAGAAGATCTTCGAGAACCGCTTCATGCACGCCCCCGAGCTGATGCGCATGGGCGCCAAGATCGACGTGCACGGCGGCCACGCCACCGTCACCGGCGTCGACAAGCTCAAGGGCGCCCCGGTCATGGCGACCGACCTGCGCGCCTCCGTCTCGCTCATCCTCGCCGGTCTGGCGGCAGAGGGCGAAACCGTGGTCAGCCGGGTCTACCACCTCGATCGCGGCTACGAGCATGTGGTGCGCAAGCTCTCCGGCGTCGGCGCCCATATCGAACGGGTCCACGAAGAGGGCTAGGCCGCAGGCACGCCGGGAGAGAGGCCATGCAGATCGCCCTCTGGCAAACCCGCCCGCAGCCCGGCATCGACCCGGCCCTCTCCGCGCTGGACGAGGCTGCCCGCGCCGCTGCACAGGCCGGGGCCGACCTGCTGGTCACCCCCGAGATGGCGCTGGGCGGCTATAACATCGGCGCCGCTGAGGTGGCAGCGAACGCCGAGCGGGCAGGGGAGGTGGCCGAGGCGCTCTCCGCCATCGCCCGCCGCCACGGCACTGCCCTCACCGCCGGTCTGGCCCTGCCGTCTCCCGGCCCGCGCCCCTACAACGCCTGCGTCACGCTTGACGCCACGGGCCGTGAGCTGGCCCGCTACCACAAGGTCCAGCTCTTTGGCGAGGTCGATGCCGCCCAGTTCACCCCGGGCGACGCGCTCTCCCCCGTCTTCGACCTCTGCGGATGGAAGCTGGCGCTGGCGATCTGCTACGACATCGAGTTCCCCGAGCTGGCCCGCGGCCTCGCCCTCCGCGGCGCCGAGCTGATCGTCACCCCCACCGCCAACATGGTGCCCTTCAGCAGCGTCAACACCCGCCTTGTGCCCGCCCGCGCTGAGGAGAACACCACCTGCATCGCCTACTGCAACTACGTGGGCGCCGAAGGGGAGTTCACCTACAACGGCCTCTCCTGCGCCTGCGGGGCCGATGGCGCGGATATCGCCCGAGCCCCCGCCGCGCAGGAGGCCCTGCTCACCGCCACGCTCGACCGCGCCGCCCTTGCCCAAGCCCGCCGCGCCCAGCCCTATCTCTCCGCGCGCCGCGCCGATCTCTACCAAGGCCAGCCATGAACCCCGTCACCGTCTTCGGACCCGATTTCCCCTTCGCCTACGACCGCTGGGTCACACACCCCGCTGGCCTCGGCCAGCTTCCTGCCGAGAGCCACGGCAAGCGGGTGGCGATCATCGGCTCCGGCGCCGCCGGGGTGGTGGCAGGCTACGAGCTGATGAAACTGGGCCTCCGCCCCATC includes the following:
- the fdhF gene encoding formate dehydrogenase subunit alpha — its product is MKDLPTSVTFLLDGKEVTASPDETIWQVAKREGTAIPHLCYKDDPEYRSDGNCRACMVEIEGERTLAASCKRRVSEGLKVSTATDRVTTNRRLVFDLLASDMPARDQSPNPDARFWRQADLAGLTETHFPSTRPGARAEIPVDSIFHDASHPSIAVNLDACISCTLCERACRDVQVNDVIGMASRGTGNLPVFDQNDPMGLSSCVACGECVQACPTGALMEKTLLNDEATKRTEYAEKKVESVCPFCGVGCQTELSVKDGKIIQVEGRKGPANRGKLCIKGRFGYDYVLSPERLTKPLIRRDDAPKDAHAKLSTDRIHEVFREATWEEALQKASGGLKTIIDRDGGHALAGFGSAKGTNEEAYLFQKLVRQGFGTNNVDHCTRLCHASSVAALMEGVGSGAVSAPFTDAEKSDCIIIIGARPEQNHPVAATYFKQAAKNGATLIVMDPRKQGLMRHATHSVVFEPGRDVALLNAMIHTIIEEGLTDEQYIQANTSGFEALKEKVKGFTPEEMAPICGVPADEIKAIARAFGKAERGIIFWGMGISQHVHGTDNSRCLIALSLITGHVGRPGTGLHPLRGQNNVQGASDAGLIPMFYPDYKSVESEALIEKYEDAWGRPLDHVRGLTVVEIMHAIHDGEIKGMYVQGENPAMSDPDQHHARAALASLEHLVVQDIFFTETAWHADVILPASSQAEKLGTYTNSNRQVQIGRPVLDPPGEARQDWELIRDVANGIGCGWSYTDVPEVYAEMAALMPSLDHISWERIEREGSVTYPAAAEDEPGQEVIFTEGFPTEDGRARIVPTDLVPPDELPDDEFPLVLTTGRMLEHWHTGAMTRTSHALNAQEPEPVVSMHPRDIGRMGFERGQQVTVETRRGDITLTLRADRDVTQGMLFIPFCFRDAPANFLTNPQLDPFGKIPEFKFAAARIRAAE
- a CDS encoding fasciclin domain-containing protein; this encodes MNIFTLTKAATVALALAVSGCTAPSSNSGPDIVEVAQSAGSFETLVAAVSAAGLVETLQGPGPYTVFAPTDEAFAALPPGTVEDLLKPENRDTLTAILTYHVVPGRAEAADLAGRRVSVLTANGGKLRINGTHGVRVNDARVVTADVAASNGVIHVIDKVLLP
- a CDS encoding aKG-HExxH-type peptide beta-hydroxylase — its product is MTPESLLAFPPESARAGYVDERMHRELAASLAHIAQACDDAGHNASAPLFEASRRLENRRVGPEAFARYYLIASALLSGDEAGLEAEADALLADVTAGRAPFTVSPRGGAGALDGLMDALMGEEATNFAPVQPATAEAFAARLAEGLELLKEGLPALHAEITTITHHVICATAPPGAQMQFDGASHYQFWGLLLLNPSFHTNRLAMAEVLAHECAHSLLFGLTIDEPLTLNPGDARFTSPLRPDPRPMDGIYHATFVSARMAWAMEGLVASGLLSPEETEAAREAAASDRANFASGLSTVDAHGDLSPTGAAVLARARDWIAA
- the murA gene encoding UDP-N-acetylglucosamine 1-carboxyvinyltransferase, which translates into the protein MDRIVVRGNGALSGEIPISGAKNACLTLMPATLLSEEPLTLTNAPRLSDIRTMTQLLQSLGAEVTSLQDGQVLAMSSHDINNHTADYDIVRKMRASILVLGPMLARDGHAVVSLPGGCAIGARPVDLHLKALEAMGAELELKDGYVHAKAPGGRLKGAEFEFPLVSVGATENALLAAVLAKGTTVLKGAAREPEIVDLANCLNKMGAQVEGAETGTITIQGVDRLNGATHPVVTDRIELGTYMLAPAIAGGEVELLGGSRELVGAFADKLEQADIEVTQTNRGLKVKRKNGRVRAVDVVTEPFPGFPTDLQAQMMALMCTAEGTSVLEEKIFENRFMHAPELMRMGAKIDVHGGHATVTGVDKLKGAPVMATDLRASVSLILAGLAAEGETVVSRVYHLDRGYEHVVRKLSGVGAHIERVHEEG
- a CDS encoding carbon-nitrogen hydrolase family protein, whose translation is MQIALWQTRPQPGIDPALSALDEAARAAAQAGADLLVTPEMALGGYNIGAAEVAANAERAGEVAEALSAIARRHGTALTAGLALPSPGPRPYNACVTLDATGRELARYHKVQLFGEVDAAQFTPGDALSPVFDLCGWKLALAICYDIEFPELARGLALRGAELIVTPTANMVPFSSVNTRLVPARAEENTTCIAYCNYVGAEGEFTYNGLSCACGADGADIARAPAAQEALLTATLDRAALAQARRAQPYLSARRADLYQGQP